The following is a genomic window from Clostridium fungisolvens.
TTTGTGGGTTGTTGCATTATTTGCATACCACTACGCAAAAAACTTAAAAATGAAGTCTCCTATTATGAATGCTGTTGACGCACTAGTTTGTTTCTTATTAGTAGCTGGTGCATTAATTACAACTGAAACAGGTGCAACTGGCATTAATATGACTTATCTCGGAGCACAAGGTATGTTTATTGGATTTCTTGTTGTGTTTATGTCTGTACACATTGAAAAATACTGTGCTGATAAGAACATTCGTATTAAGATGCCAGATGTTGTTCCTCCATTCTTACAAGACGGTTTTTCATCAATTTTACCATTACTATTCAGTGCTATTATTTTCTTAGTTATTTCCACCGTTGTATCAGTAGGTACAGGAGGAGCTTATAATGTATGTTCTGGATTTATGGCTCTCCTAGGAGTTCCATTAAATGCATTAACATCAGTTCCAGGTATGTTCATACTTTGTATTTTTGGTGCACTATTATGGTGCTTTGGTATTCATGGAACTATGATTTTGATTCCAATCATTATGCCTTTAGGTATTCAAGCAGCAGTTGCTAATGGAGCAGCACATGCAGCTGGACAACCACTTGTATTCTATCCAGTAGCATTATTTGGAGCAATAGCTATTTGCGGTGGTACAGGAAATACATTGCCACTTGCATTAATGGGCCTTCGTTCTAAATCTAAACAAATCAGCGCAGTTGCAAAAATCTCCGCAGTTCCTGGATGGTTTGGAATTAATGAACCTATGACTTTTGGTATGCCAATTATGTATAACCCTATCCTTTGTATACCTTATGTATTAAATATTCCTTTTGTTATGTTATGCACCTATCTAGCATATAAATTTGGTTTCTTACAACCTGCTTGGATTTCTATTTCAGCATTACTTCCAATGGGTTTTGGTGCATATTTATCTACCTTAAGATGGCAAAATGCTGTTTGGGATTATTTAATGTTAATTCCTTCTGCAATAGTTTGGTACCCATTCTTTAAGATTTATGA
Proteins encoded in this region:
- a CDS encoding PTS sugar transporter subunit IIC, with the protein product MEQLFESKFMIKLQDFGQKLGSNKFLSALQASMMSLMGIIMVGAISQIICSIGSETMLNLFSSRSKIYAIIYLPYQFTMNSLSLWVVALFAYHYAKNLKMKSPIMNAVDALVCFLLVAGALITTETGATGINMTYLGAQGMFIGFLVVFMSVHIEKYCADKNIRIKMPDVVPPFLQDGFSSILPLLFSAIIFLVISTVVSVGTGGAYNVCSGFMALLGVPLNALTSVPGMFILCIFGALLWCFGIHGTMILIPIIMPLGIQAAVANGAAHAAGQPLVFYPVALFGAIAICGGTGNTLPLALMGLRSKSKQISAVAKISAVPGWFGINEPMTFGMPIMYNPILCIPYVLNIPFVMLCTYLAYKFGFLQPAWISISALLPMGFGAYLSTLRWQNAVWDYLMLIPSAIVWYPFFKIYEKQLVAKEAAADLVEA